A region from the Melioribacter roseus P3M-2 genome encodes:
- the purD gene encoding phosphoribosylamine--glycine ligase yields the protein MKVAVIGAGGREHALALKISRSPLLEELFIIPGNPGTKKLGSNIQLNPDNNDEIVEFCLAQKIELAVVGPEKPLTNGLADALRSKGIKVFGPDKNAARIEGEKSFAKKLMQDFNIPTADFKVFAKDQYRDALEYLENSTFPAVIKADGIAAGKGVVIADNFEEAKAAVDDCFLNSAFGSAGDKVVIEEFMTGQEASVFAITDGKDYVVLPAAQDHKRIGEGDTGKNTGGMGAYAPTPFVDDDMMKKIEDEIIKPTIDAMRETGNEYIGCLYCGLMLTPDGPKVVEYNCRFGDPETQAVLPLLQGDFLKLLYTAASGAIDKSAVSYTGGSSVCVVAASKGYPGPYEKGKEIRGLDIEDPQIIVYHAGTIEKEGRIYTNGGRVLNITSVINENSLIKAKQKAYEGLTKIFFDGIYYRKDIADKALKNRVD from the coding sequence ATGAAAGTTGCAGTAATCGGGGCGGGGGGAAGAGAACATGCTCTTGCTCTAAAAATCTCCCGGAGCCCTTTATTAGAAGAACTTTTTATTATCCCCGGCAATCCGGGCACGAAAAAGTTAGGTTCGAACATTCAATTAAATCCCGATAATAACGACGAAATCGTAGAGTTTTGCCTGGCTCAAAAAATTGAGCTGGCAGTAGTCGGTCCTGAGAAACCGCTAACAAACGGTTTGGCAGACGCCCTCAGAAGTAAAGGAATTAAAGTGTTCGGTCCGGATAAAAATGCCGCCAGGATTGAAGGCGAAAAATCTTTTGCAAAAAAATTAATGCAAGATTTCAATATTCCTACCGCTGATTTTAAAGTATTCGCAAAAGATCAATATCGGGATGCTTTGGAGTATCTGGAAAATTCAACCTTCCCCGCCGTAATCAAAGCGGACGGTATTGCCGCAGGCAAAGGAGTTGTTATAGCAGATAATTTCGAAGAAGCAAAAGCGGCAGTCGACGATTGCTTTCTTAATTCTGCGTTTGGCTCCGCTGGCGATAAAGTTGTAATTGAAGAATTTATGACGGGACAGGAAGCCTCGGTTTTTGCAATAACCGACGGGAAGGATTACGTAGTGCTACCGGCAGCGCAGGATCACAAGAGAATTGGCGAAGGCGACACCGGCAAAAACACGGGCGGCATGGGAGCTTACGCTCCGACTCCCTTTGTAGATGACGACATGATGAAAAAAATCGAGGATGAGATAATAAAGCCTACGATTGATGCAATGCGAGAAACGGGCAATGAATATATAGGTTGTCTTTATTGCGGTTTGATGTTAACTCCTGACGGACCTAAAGTAGTTGAATACAATTGCCGTTTCGGCGATCCGGAGACCCAAGCCGTGCTCCCGCTTTTGCAAGGTGATTTTCTTAAATTGCTTTACACAGCTGCTTCGGGCGCTATCGACAAATCTGCGGTTTCGTACACCGGTGGCTCTTCGGTTTGTGTGGTAGCCGCATCAAAAGGTTATCCCGGACCTTATGAAAAAGGGAAGGAAATAAGAGGACTTGACATTGAAGACCCGCAAATTATAGTTTATCATGCAGGCACCATAGAAAAGGAAGGACGAATCTATACAAACGGAGGTAGAGTGTTAAATATTACGTCCGTTATTAACGAAAACAGCTTAATCAAAGCTAAGCAAAAAGCATACGAAGGATTAACTAAAATATTTTTTGACGGTATTTATTATCGAAAAGATATTGCTGATAAAGCTTTGAAAAACCGGGTTGACTGA
- a CDS encoding histidine triad nucleotide-binding protein: MGETIFSKIIRKEIPADIVYEGDTVLAFRDINPQAPVHVLIIPKITDIETAKDINPAEHGQLLADMFEAANKIAKDLGVSESGYRLVINSGRDAGQEVYHLHMHLLGGRKLNWPPG; encoded by the coding sequence ATGGGAGAAACAATTTTCTCGAAAATTATCCGTAAAGAGATACCCGCCGATATCGTCTACGAAGGCGACACGGTATTGGCATTCCGGGACATTAATCCTCAGGCTCCTGTCCACGTTCTGATAATTCCCAAAATTACCGATATCGAAACCGCAAAAGACATCAATCCCGCGGAGCACGGTCAATTATTGGCAGATATGTTCGAAGCCGCCAATAAAATCGCAAAAGATTTGGGAGTTTCAGAAAGCGGATACCGGCTGGTAATCAATTCCGGTCGGGATGCGGGACAGGAAGTATACCATTTGCACATGCACCTTTTGGGAGGAAGAAAGCTTAACTGGCCTCCGGGTTGA
- a CDS encoding sigma-54-dependent transcriptional regulator, whose amino-acid sequence MKSVLIIDDEKEICESIKMILEYEDYEVDYTTEPETGLKKVEYGNYSVLLLDIQMPGLSGFDILNRIGDKENVPEIIIISAHANLGNAVKATKLGAFDFIEKPIDRDKLLISVRNAFLQYKLRRENKKLKAVVEYENKIIGNSRAIESILETVERVAKTDARILITGENGTGKELIAQEIHKKSNRSDKELIEVNCAAIPQELIESELFGHEKGAFTGAIKDRIGKFELAHGSNLFLDEVGDMSLQAQAKVLRAIEEGKIEKVGGSGKIEVDVRIISATNKNLIEEIEKGNFREDLYHRLNVIPIHIPPLRERKEDIPLLIRHFSDFFCRKNKFNPKEWDADAVEYLKNLPWKGNVRELRNFVERAVIMIPHDKIKKNDLLPHLPDTQIKTDELFSSVNSFQEFKEKSEKIFIEKQLKANDWNISKTAELLGIQRSHLYNKIKNTV is encoded by the coding sequence ATGAAAAGCGTGCTTATTATCGACGACGAAAAGGAAATTTGCGAATCGATTAAAATGATTCTCGAATACGAAGACTATGAAGTAGATTACACTACGGAACCCGAAACAGGATTAAAAAAGGTCGAATACGGAAACTACAGCGTATTATTGCTCGACATACAAATGCCCGGATTAAGCGGTTTTGATATTCTGAATAGAATCGGCGATAAAGAAAACGTACCCGAGATAATTATTATTTCGGCGCATGCTAATCTCGGCAATGCGGTAAAAGCGACAAAACTTGGCGCCTTCGATTTCATTGAAAAACCGATAGACCGCGATAAATTGTTAATATCCGTCCGAAACGCTTTCCTTCAGTATAAATTACGCAGAGAAAATAAGAAACTGAAAGCCGTTGTAGAATACGAAAATAAAATCATCGGCAACAGCAGAGCCATTGAATCGATTCTCGAAACTGTGGAACGAGTCGCTAAAACGGATGCTCGAATTCTTATAACGGGCGAAAACGGCACCGGCAAGGAATTAATTGCCCAGGAAATTCATAAAAAGAGCAACCGATCCGACAAAGAATTGATCGAAGTCAATTGCGCTGCGATTCCACAGGAATTAATCGAATCGGAATTGTTCGGGCATGAAAAAGGAGCTTTTACCGGCGCTATCAAAGACCGTATCGGTAAGTTCGAACTTGCCCACGGCAGCAATCTGTTCCTCGACGAAGTCGGCGATATGAGCCTGCAGGCGCAGGCAAAGGTTCTTCGTGCAATCGAAGAAGGCAAAATTGAAAAAGTAGGCGGCAGCGGCAAAATTGAAGTCGACGTGAGAATCATTTCGGCTACCAATAAAAATTTGATCGAAGAGATTGAAAAAGGAAATTTCAGGGAAGATTTATACCACCGTTTGAACGTCATACCGATACATATTCCTCCTTTGCGGGAAAGAAAGGAAGATATACCTTTGCTGATTCGACATTTTTCCGATTTCTTCTGCCGAAAGAATAAATTCAATCCAAAAGAATGGGATGCAGACGCAGTTGAATATTTGAAAAATTTACCGTGGAAAGGCAATGTGAGAGAGTTGAGAAACTTTGTGGAAAGAGCCGTAATTATGATACCGCACGATAAAATTAAGAAAAACGATTTGCTGCCGCATCTGCCCGATACACAGATAAAGACAGACGAACTTTTCTCGTCAGTAAATTCATTTCAGGAATTCAAGGAAAAATCGGAAAAAATATTTATCGAAAAACAATTAAAAGCCAACGATTGGAATATTAGCAAAACCGCAGAATTGCTTGGCATTCAGAGAAGCCATCTTTACAATAAAATAAAAAATACGGTATAG
- the meaB gene encoding methylmalonyl Co-A mutase-associated GTPase MeaB: MTDENFIKKVREQDKKTVSRAITLIESSNGSANQLLKSLHKFTGNAYRIGITGPPGAGKSTLTNQLTRYYRRLNKTVGIIAVDPTSPFSGGALLGDRIRMSDIGSDPGVFIRSMATRGSLGGLSKKAVEAADLLDAAQYDIIIFETVGVGQSELDIAKAADTTVVVLVPESGDSIQAMKAGLMEIADIFVINKSDRQGVDATYTALTTILHLYNRKEVVPEVIKTVASENKGIEELAVEIEKHRKSLIESNLLESNRMNKLKERILENLNYLINEEISGIIETSLIHELAELTLEGKLSYVEASELLLNKYKQKLLGK; this comes from the coding sequence ATGACAGACGAAAACTTTATAAAAAAAGTTAGAGAGCAGGATAAAAAAACGGTTTCCCGCGCAATAACGCTTATCGAATCTTCAAACGGTTCGGCAAATCAATTATTGAAATCGCTGCATAAATTCACGGGAAATGCGTATCGAATCGGAATTACCGGGCCGCCCGGAGCCGGAAAATCGACATTGACTAATCAACTGACGCGCTACTACAGGCGTCTCAACAAAACGGTCGGAATTATTGCAGTCGACCCGACGAGTCCGTTTTCAGGGGGCGCGCTTTTGGGCGACAGAATCAGAATGTCGGATATCGGTTCTGATCCGGGAGTTTTTATCAGAAGCATGGCTACGCGAGGAAGTCTGGGAGGATTGAGCAAAAAAGCCGTAGAAGCCGCCGATCTGCTCGATGCCGCGCAATATGACATTATTATTTTCGAAACTGTCGGCGTAGGACAGTCGGAACTCGATATCGCAAAAGCTGCAGATACAACTGTGGTCGTTCTGGTTCCTGAATCGGGCGATTCGATTCAAGCGATGAAAGCCGGTTTGATGGAAATTGCAGATATATTTGTTATCAACAAAAGCGACAGGCAAGGCGTGGACGCAACTTATACTGCCCTAACAACTATTCTTCATCTCTATAACAGAAAAGAAGTTGTGCCGGAAGTTATTAAAACAGTAGCGTCCGAAAATAAGGGAATTGAAGAATTGGCTGTGGAAATCGAAAAACATCGTAAATCGCTTATTGAGTCGAACCTGCTCGAATCGAACAGAATGAACAAACTGAAAGAACGCATACTCGAAAATCTTAATTATCTGATTAACGAAGAAATTTCCGGAATTATCGAAACGAGCCTTATTCACGAACTGGCGGAATTGACTCTTGAAGGGAAACTCTCTTACGTGGAAGCATCGGAATTGTTGTTAAATAAATATAAACAGAAATTGCTCGGGAAATGA
- the nadD gene encoding nicotinate-nucleotide adenylyltransferase, translating into MSLKVGIFGGTFDPIHIGHLITTQYVLEKRKLDKIIFVPCHISPHKTDKNSSNPIHRLNMLRLAIEDIPYFDLTDYEIRKGNISYTYDTIVELRKTYANIELIIGYDNLVVFDKWHNPDKIVELAKLVVMKRVIDKETGTKNKYFENAIILDTPTIEISSSELRERIKNNLPVSFMVPPKVEEYIRKINLYRES; encoded by the coding sequence ATGAGTCTAAAAGTGGGAATATTCGGAGGTACATTCGACCCGATTCACATCGGTCATTTGATTACTACACAGTACGTACTCGAAAAAAGAAAATTGGATAAGATAATATTTGTCCCGTGCCATATTTCTCCTCATAAGACGGATAAAAATTCTTCCAATCCGATTCACCGTCTTAACATGCTCAGACTCGCAATTGAAGATATTCCCTATTTCGATTTGACCGATTATGAAATCAGAAAAGGAAACATATCATACACTTACGACACGATAGTAGAACTTAGAAAAACTTACGCCAATATTGAACTGATTATCGGATACGACAATCTGGTTGTGTTCGATAAATGGCACAATCCGGACAAGATTGTAGAACTTGCAAAACTTGTGGTAATGAAGAGGGTAATCGATAAAGAAACCGGTACGAAAAACAAGTATTTCGAAAATGCAATTATTTTAGATACGCCGACAATCGAAATTTCATCGTCGGAATTGAGAGAGAGAATTAAGAACAATCTGCCGGTATCTTTTATGGTGCCTCCGAAAGTGGAAGAATACATCCGAAAAATCAATTTATACAGAGAGTCATGA
- a CDS encoding PrsW family intramembrane metalloprotease — MLIIISSIASLLPASLYLYFIWKTDKNEPEPVSFIFFHFIWGAVGAVIVGAAGSYFITTAFGNSIFPDLLEAVVSAPVAEEFAKGLFLLFSFRSMKFDNITDGLVYGGAIGLGFGMTENFIYFITYEGLVKYWVVLVVIRSSFTIIMHMISTSVVGAMLGMAKFSEGVSKIYLIFGGYFTAVLIHGAWNFSVSFMETFYFGLIFIIALTIFFVMFFRYSLAKEQLILQKELFEEDIPNEHKLILVSNKRFKRGWIDESIRKLYIKTAIGLAFNKHQYKISRGNLKDFYASEIERKRSIIKNIIGKI, encoded by the coding sequence ATGCTGATAATTATTTCATCAATAGCTTCACTCTTGCCGGCTTCGCTCTATCTTTACTTTATCTGGAAGACGGATAAAAACGAACCGGAGCCCGTTTCATTTATTTTTTTCCATTTTATATGGGGGGCAGTGGGAGCGGTAATTGTGGGAGCTGCCGGCAGTTATTTTATAACGACTGCTTTCGGCAACAGTATATTTCCGGACTTATTAGAAGCCGTGGTTTCAGCGCCGGTAGCGGAAGAATTTGCCAAAGGTCTTTTTTTGCTCTTTTCTTTCAGATCGATGAAATTCGATAATATTACTGACGGGCTTGTCTACGGCGGAGCCATAGGACTCGGGTTCGGGATGACCGAAAATTTTATTTACTTTATTACTTACGAGGGTCTCGTTAAATACTGGGTCGTTCTGGTCGTTATACGCTCTTCGTTTACAATTATAATGCACATGATATCGACGTCGGTTGTGGGCGCAATGTTAGGAATGGCAAAATTTTCCGAAGGCGTTTCAAAGATTTATCTGATATTCGGAGGTTATTTTACAGCGGTTCTTATTCACGGCGCATGGAATTTTTCCGTCAGTTTTATGGAAACTTTTTATTTCGGTTTGATTTTTATAATTGCTTTGACAATATTTTTTGTGATGTTTTTCAGGTATTCGCTGGCAAAAGAACAACTGATTCTTCAAAAGGAACTTTTTGAAGAAGATATTCCCAATGAACATAAATTAATACTTGTCTCCAACAAAAGATTCAAAAGGGGCTGGATTGACGAAAGCATAAGAAAATTATACATCAAGACGGCGATCGGTTTGGCTTTTAATAAGCATCAGTATAAAATTAGCAGAGGCAATCTAAAAGATTTCTACGCATCCGAAATCGAGCGGAAAAGATCGATAATTAAAAATATAATCGGGAAAATATGA
- a CDS encoding YceD family protein, whose translation MLFVKMIIKYTNFSDGIHQIKFDEPVKNIGLDESFYGNVVVNCRMDKSAHQIIIDFDVDASARLTCDRCNSEYETSLHNHFQLSYLFSKENSRLEEYNVFYLSPDEDKIDITKDVFDYVELAIPLKKLCKEECKGLCPHCGQNLNEGSCNCDIKVDNDIWEPLKKLKFNN comes from the coding sequence TTGCTCTTTGTTAAAATGATTATAAAATATACAAATTTTTCAGACGGTATCCATCAGATTAAATTCGACGAACCGGTTAAAAATATCGGTTTGGACGAGAGTTTCTACGGCAATGTAGTAGTCAATTGCAGGATGGATAAATCGGCGCATCAGATAATAATCGATTTCGATGTGGACGCAAGCGCCAGATTGACGTGCGACAGATGCAATTCAGAATACGAAACGAGTTTGCACAATCATTTTCAGTTGAGTTATCTCTTTTCAAAAGAGAACTCGCGCCTGGAAGAATATAATGTTTTTTATTTGTCGCCGGACGAAGACAAAATCGACATAACGAAAGACGTGTTCGATTACGTCGAATTGGCGATACCTCTGAAAAAATTATGCAAAGAAGAATGCAAAGGTCTCTGTCCTCATTGCGGTCAGAATCTGAACGAAGGCAGTTGCAATTGCGATATAAAAGTTGATAATGATATTTGGGAACCACTGAAAAAATTGAAATTCAATAACTAA
- the rpmF gene encoding 50S ribosomal protein L32 — protein sequence MPNPKRKMSKSRRDKRRTHYKASAPSLSRCSQCGELKLSHRACPNCGYYAGKSVFVPES from the coding sequence ATGCCTAATCCGAAACGTAAAATGTCAAAAAGCAGGAGAGATAAGCGCAGAACTCATTACAAAGCTTCGGCTCCTTCCTTAAGTCGCTGCTCTCAATGCGGTGAATTGAAATTAAGTCACCGCGCTTGTCCTAATTGCGGATACTATGCTGGCAAGTCAGTATTTGTACCGGAATCATAA